In one Epinephelus moara isolate mb chromosome 6, YSFRI_EMoa_1.0, whole genome shotgun sequence genomic region, the following are encoded:
- the LOC126391499 gene encoding zinc finger protein 497-like, giving the protein MNGVKVEAEERGEDCQQLPAQGDTETPEEPAPKQSSRQPRRRHSCSICGREFSRPSRLADHMAAHAGDKPHSCSICGKRFTKKINVVVHQRVHTGEKPYTCPDCGVSYAQLGCLRRHRLGHAAEKPHHCPVCGRGFIQRRHLVQHERTHTGERPFCCPLCPKRFASRTGLSDHQRSHAQGSLYSCSVCQKVFSTPSSFRDHVRLHTGQKPHPCSLCSKSFNRPGLLKKHLLKHAEEEDDVVRVVGADGEEATLYRCFLCHKDFSTPEKLQYHKVLHQRARQFVCDICGRSFSRGSRLREHVRSHTGERPYQCDICKKRFSMQRVFRKHQEIHTRAAMPENSSTLLEADDKNTDGGEAAVHSVPVPVKKPHSCSVCGKSYSRPSRLREHLKIHATEKLHHCSMCTKTFTTTTNLRAHEKTHMAHKPHCCSICPKSFLRPCLLRKHMRIHIKDGLIATPADKEFWLNMKTEEEEEEEGEEGRDDGGMKEEDSKELCPTAETLITESRRGDLTGDEEISPLKRDIKEEGVEGDVSGLINSDGEEEDWKPALIEQDGRSEIEADSSGGKKKHCCPVCGRDCFKASALQKHLRIHSGERPFQCPTCRKSFTQHVHMTEHQRIHTGEKPYTCTDCNKSFTFSSALRRHQRLHTDARPYQCSVCQKTFKQQSSLKSHQMTHSGVRYQCPLCSKSFSRALELTYHVDVHSDTRPYFCNICKKNLSGARIFRNHMKKHESPNLPLLKAEPTETEISEV; this is encoded by the exons ATGAATGGAGTGAAAGTGGAAgcagaagaaagaggagaggactGTCAGCAGCTTCCTGCTCAAG GAGACACTGAGACACCAGAAGAACCTGCGCCCAAACAGAGCAGCCGTCAGCCTCGACGCCGTCACAGCTGTTCAATATGCGGCAGGGAGTTCTCTCGTCCGTCTCGGTTGGCGGACCACATGGCCGCGCATGCTGGCGACAAACCGCACAGCTGCTCCATTTGTGGGAAGCGCTTCACCAAGAAGATCAACGTGGTGGTGCACCAGCGGGTTCACACCGGTGAGAAGCCGTACACCTGCCCAGACTGCGGGGTCAGCTACGCCCAGCTGGGCTGCCTGCGGAGGCACCGGCTCGGACACGCCGCAGAGAAACCCCACCACTGCCCGGTGTGCGGCCGTGGCTTCATTCAGCGGCGGCATCTCGTACAACATGAACGGACGCACACTGGAGAGAGGCCGTTCTGCTGCCCGCTGTGCCCCAAACGCTTCGCCTCCAGGACGGGCCTCAGCGATCATCAGAGGAGCCACGCACAGGGGAGCCTCTACTCCTGCTCAGTGTGCCAGAAGGTTTTCTCCACGCCGTCATCCTTCAGGGACCACGTGAGGCTCCACACCGGGCAGAAGCCTCATCCCTGCTCGCTGTGCTCCAAGAGCTTCAACCGGCCGGGCCTGCTGAAGAAACACCTGCTGAAACAtgcggaggaggaggatgatgtgGTCAGAGTTGTAGGAGCAGATGGAGAG GAGGCAACTCTTTACCGCTGCTTCCTGTGCCACAAAGATTTCTCCACCCCCGAGAAGCTGCAGTACCACAAGGTGCTCCACCAGAGGGCGcggcagtttgtgtgtgacatctGCGGCCGAAGCTTCTCCAGAGGGTCCCGGCTGAGGGAGCACGTCCGCTCTCACACTGGAGAGAGGCCGTACCAGTGCGACATCTGCAAGAAACGCTTCTCCATGCAGAGAGTGTTCAGGAAGCACCAGGAGATCCACACCAGGGCCGCCATGCCTGAGAACAGCTCCACACTGTTGGAGGCAGATGACAAG AATACTGACGGTGGCGAGGCGGCGGTGCATTCAGTGCCAG TTCCTGTAAAGAAGCCCCACAGCTGCTCGGTCTGTGGGAAGAGCTACTCAAGGCCCTCCAGACTCAGAGAGCATTTAAAGATCCACGCGACGGAGAAGCTGCACCACTGCTCGATGTGCACCAAGACCTTCACCACCACGACCAACCTGAGGGCTCACGAGAAGACCCACatggcccacaaacctcactgctGCAGCATCTGCCCCAAGAGCTTCCTGAGGCCCTGCCTGCTCCGCAAACACATGAGGATCCACATCAAGGACGGACTCATCGCCACCCCCGCTGACAAG GAGTTCTGGCTCAACATGAAgactgaagaagaggaggaggaagagggagaggaggggagagatgatggagggatgaaggagGAG gaCTCGAAGGAACTTTGTCCCACTGCTGAGACCCTCATCACTGAGTCCAGACGAGGAGATCTCACCGGTGACGAGGAGATCTCACCGTTAAAGAGGGACATTAAAGAAGAAGGCGTGGAGGGAGACGTCAGTGGTTTAATCAACTctgatggagaggaagaggactgGAAACCGGCGCTGATCG AACAAGATGGCCGTTCAGAGATAGAGGCTGACAGCAGTGGCGGGAAAAAGAAGCACTGCTGTCCTGTTTGTGGTCGAGATTGTTTCAAGGCATCGGCGCTACAGAAACACCTGAGGATCCACTCAGGCGAGCGTCCGTTTCAGTGCCCCACCTGCAGAAAGAGCTTCACCCAGCACGTGCACATGACGGAGCACCAGAGGATCCACACCGGGGAGAAACCCTACACCTGCACTGACTGCAACAAGAGCTTCACCTTCTCCAGCGCCCTGCGCCGACACCAGCGCCTACACACAGACGCCCGGCCGTACCAGTGCTCCGTCTGCCAGAAGACCTTCAAACAGCAGAGCTCGCTGAAAAGCCACCAGATGACGCACTCAGGGGTCCGCTACCAGTGTCCGCTCTGCAGCAAGAGCTTCAGCCGCGCCCTGGAGCTCACCTACCACGTGGACGTGCACTCCGACACTCGGCCGTACTTCTGCAACATCTGCAAGAAGAACCTGAGCGGAGCCAGGATCTTCCGCAACCACATGAAGAAACACGAGTCACCAAATCTGCCGCTGCTGAAAGCAGAAccgacagagacagagatctcAGAGGTTTGA
- the mrps12 gene encoding 28S ribosomal protein S12, mitochondrial-like: MSSLWSLRPVLTSLLQASQHASAWTGPILSRTMATLNQMHRQGKPKQPPKSISATFGHPQLKAVVLKTMNRKPKKPNSANRKCARVRLSNGKEVVAFIPGEGHNVQEHNVVLVEGGKKQDLPGVKLRVIRGKFDCAHVVKKKQ, encoded by the exons ATGTCTTCGTTATGGAGCCTGAGGCCAGTGCTGACATCACTGTTGCAAG CATCCCAGCATGCCTCTGCCTGGACGGGTCCCATTCTCTCTAGGACGATGGCCACTCTCAACCAGATGCACCGCCAGGGGAAACCCAAACAACCCCCTAAGTCTATCAGCGCCACGTTTGGCCATCCCCAGCTGAAGGCGGTGGTCCTGAAAACCATGAACCGAAAGCCCAAGAAGCCCAACTCCGCCAACAGGAAGTGCGCTCGAGTGCGGCTGTCCAACGGGAAGGAAGTGGTGGCGTTCATCCCCGGGGAGGGACACAACGTGCAGGAGCACAACGTGGTGCTGGTGGAGGGCGGGAAGAAGCAGGATCTGCCCGGAGTCAAACTCCGAGTGATCCGAGGGAAATTTGACTGTGCTCACGTGGTGAAGAAGAAACAGTAG